The Paraburkholderia hospita DNA segment GTTTGCGCGACCACCACGTCGAGATACGTGATCGCACCGTTCTTGTAGCGGTTCGACACGATCGCGAGCGAGCGCTGCGCGGCCGAGACGGCGTCGTCCTGCGCTTGCGCTTCCTGTTCGAGCACGCGCAAGGCCGCGATGTTGTCTTCGACCTGGCCGAACGCCGTCAGCACTGTCTGTCGATACTGCGCGATGCCTTCGTCGTAATTCGCCTGCGCTTCGGCTTTTTTCGCGGCGCGTCCGCCGAAGTCGAGCAGCGTGCCGGCGAGCGTCGGCCCGAGCGACCAGAAGCGGGCCGGCGCAAGCAGCCAATCACTGAAATTGGTCGCCTCCAGCCCACCCGTCACCGACAGAATCAGATTCGGAAAATACGCTGCCGTCGCGACGCCGATCTGCGCATTCAGATCGACCATCTGCCGCTCAGCGGCGGCGATGTCGGGCCGCCGCTCGAGCAGCGTCGACGGCACGCCGACGGGTGCGACGGCGGGCACGGCGACGAGCGGTGCGACGGGCAGCGAGAACGTCGACGGCGTCTGGCCGATGAGGATCGCGATCGCGTGTTCGAGTTGCGCGCGCTGCACGCCGAGATCGATCGCCTGCGCCTGCGTCGTGCGCAACTGCGTCTGCGCCTGCGCGACGTCGGCGTCGGTGGCGATGCCGCCTTTGTAGCGGTTCTGCGTGAGTTCGACGGCTTCCTTGTAGGCAGCGATCGTATCGTCGAGCAGTTGCTGTTCGCGGTCGATGCCGCGCAGTTCGAAATAGTCCGTCGCGAGTTCGGCCTGCATCGACAGCAGCGCGCTTTGCGCATCGGCGGCGCTTGCCTGCGCGTTCGCGCGCGCACCTTCGACGCTGCGCGACACGCGCCCCCACAAGTCGGGTTCCCACGTCGCGTCGGCACCGACGATCCAGTCGTTGAGCGTCTTGCCTGCCGTCGATTTGAACTTCACGTTCTCCGACGACCGCGCGCGCGAGTAGCCGCCATTCGCGGTGACGACGGGGAAGAACTGCGAGCGGAACTGCTCGACCTGCGCGCGCGCCGCGCGGAAACGCGCCTGCGCGGCCTGCACGTTCTGGTTTGCGCTGGCGACCTGTTGTTCGAGTGCGTTCAGCGCGGAATCGTTGTAGACCTCCCACCAGGCGCTGCGGATACGCGCGTCGGCGGGCTCGGCTGTTTTCCAGCCTGTGCCTTC contains these protein-coding regions:
- a CDS encoding efflux transporter outer membrane subunit codes for the protein MRLRSVAFALVGASLLAACTVGPDYKRPAATTAATYKELEGTGWKTAEPADARIRSAWWEVYNDSALNALEQQVASANQNVQAAQARFRAARAQVEQFRSQFFPVVTANGGYSRARSSENVKFKSTAGKTLNDWIVGADATWEPDLWGRVSRSVEGARANAQASAADAQSALLSMQAELATDYFELRGIDREQQLLDDTIAAYKEAVELTQNRYKGGIATDADVAQAQTQLRTTQAQAIDLGVQRAQLEHAIAILIGQTPSTFSLPVAPLVAVPAVAPVGVPSTLLERRPDIAAAERQMVDLNAQIGVATAAYFPNLILSVTGGLEATNFSDWLLAPARFWSLGPTLAGTLLDFGGRAAKKAEAQANYDEGIAQYRQTVLTAFGQVEDNIAALRVLEQEAQAQDDAVSAAQRSLAIVSNRYKNGAITYLDVVVAQTTALTNEREAVSIARRRMAASVALIKALGGGWEATSLPTDEQLTHPDATDQPASAPGATRG